The Helicoverpa armigera isolate CAAS_96S chromosome 7, ASM3070526v1, whole genome shotgun sequence genomic sequence CTCTGCCATTGAGTCCAGTCTATTAGTCCGATAGCCCAAATAAAGCAGTGAGTACCTGTGGGACTCGgggttttatattcattataaatcatttttactaTTAAGACACTATTCAGTGTAATCACTTTAAAGTTTATCGAAATATGTAGAACTCACTTCCCTTTTAAAATCTCTTAATTAAGCGTCCCATTTTATTCACAAGTACCAGGGCAACAGAAACACTAGAAGTTTTGACATACATTTCAAAACCTACGTCAAACTAAAATTATACGGACGTTTGCAAACTCGAACTGGCATAAATGTCCCGAATTAGAAAACTAACTAGGTCTGAGAGAAGTTAGACAAAGCCTTACATAGTTGCGGTTATAATTGTTGCTATGAGCACAGAGGATGGGAATTATAATAtggtttgtgtgtatgtgtgcgaGTGTAATGTAAGTTGTACTAGTGGTGAGAGAGTTATACAAGTACGTTAATTCAAAGTTGAACCTACGAATATGTGTCTATGTATGAAAATCAGAATTGAGGAGTACTCATacggaatgtttttttttccaaatcagACTAGTAGTTCCCGAGATTGCGTGGTCAACCAAACACTTCAGCTTCATAAGTATATATTCCATCAATGTACTCTTGCCATTACGTTGCTTTCTAAGTTGTAATCTACATATGTGAACAACTTTCAACACGCACTAATTATCATCTCCTTAAAACCGGTACAAAATCCCATTAAAAACCGCAACATCAGGACCTATGTATAGATCAGAACACCCGGTTTGCCAATAGAATTGCTTACAAGTCCGTATCTGAACTGGATCTAAATCCAATCCCACACGTCACTTTTGAAATATTACGGTCGTAAAACGATAAGGACTAGGCCACCGCCATAATTAACTTTTGTTCAATGATTTCAGAAATTTTAGAGTCCGAAAGGGTCTATAGGAAGATTTTAATGCTTCATTGGTCTAGTGAAAGGGTCATTGCTTACTAAGGTTTAAATCAAGATCGGGGTCAAGCAATTTACTGAAATTTTTTAaagagaattaaaattaaaaacaaaatacaattaatgAATCAATGCGTTTCTACCAAACTACACCTCTCTAGCATTAAGTTAACTCTTGACGAAGCGAGAAACCGATTTTgaacaataataacattaatttatttatgtggtGGAAGAAGATAAGTTTAAGTGCACTGTGTACGACCTTTATATGAGGGGCATAGTGAAAATACTACCCGTAAGCAGACGTTTCTTGTTTGGAACCTTGTTTAAGAGCTTCAATCTGTCGGTTATAGGTGATCTTGCAAGGTAATCACAAGGTCAAAAACCGTCTGGTTTTGTATAAACCTTGCAATTCACGTAGTTTGATTGGAATTCGCACATTGCATTATCCAAAGACGAAACACTATCCCGTTTGGTGTGAAACTGAACGTGGATTTAAAAGGATTCAATACGTCCTTTACTGGTATTGCCCTGAGCGGTTTTCTCTTCAGAGAAAAGCTGTAACGACTCACATTCTTGAAATGACAAAGAAAATCCTATTCTTTTTAGGTTCCCcaatatattttcttcagtTATTCTCCTTATATAGATTCAAACCTAATATAATAATCATGAATTTCTTTCAATTTATGAGACCTCCGAACATAAATTGGCAGTCGAAAATTCTGGCATGTTTCCTCCTTGTTATCTACGAGGTAATATTGTGAGAGAAAAAAATGTCTATTGAGTAAcaacgaatatttatttactgatgTTTTTCACAGGTTCTCGTGACGAAACCGGATTTCTATAACGAGGAGACGAGAAAGAACTTATTCTGCACATTATCGGAATTGATATCGCTGAATATAGTGCCCATTGTCAACACTAACGACGCTGTCAGCCCACCCATGTATATCCATGATGACACGGTGGTACCAGGAACTGGGAAAAAGGTAAGCGATTTTGGATCTTAGGACAAGGAGATAGAGTTGAATTTCACATATGATGACATATGATATATAGTTAAGGATTAGTATCGTATAGGTAGGAATAGGTTGTTATTTTCATTTGGAAGAAAATGATAGCCATTTCTTAGAAAATTGCTTATAGGCTGTATTTCCTTGGTGTGAAAGTTCATCAAAGGATGATTACCTCGTTGCAATCAACATATCTGTTCCATAAATCATACCTATTTTATGACCTTGCTGCATTTGCAAAATTTTACTACATCGTAAATGTCTTAATATCCAGGGTATAGGTATTAAAGATAACGACAGCCTGTCAGCACTGTTAGCCGCTGAGATCCAATCAGACTTGCTGATCATGATGTCAGATGTCGATGGCATCTACAACAAGCCTCCTTGGGAAGATGGCGCGAGGATGATGCATACCTACACATCCAAGGAAAGAGATCAAGTGCAGTTTGGCCAGAAATCTAAGgtaagattaataaaataaatagaataaaactgGGCCCATGTTAGAAAATCTATGTGTATAAAGTAAAAAGTGACAAGGTGACGATTCAATCAACGCAAAGCTGAAAACACTGACTTTAAAAGAATCACTTTGTACaatgtgtttatttaatatttttttagagtaAAACTAAGAGAAATAATAGCTAGTATTCAATATAAGTAGGCTTGAGTACATTGAATATTCACACTTCTATGAAAGCTTCTGCCAACATTACGAAATAACGTCTATACCAAGCTTAAagaaatagaataataaaattaaacccaCAAAGCTAAAGAGCTTATGTCTAGGGttcaaaaaagaaactaaaatagAATCTAGCTTTGTGTTccaattgtttttgtaacattGTTGTTTTTTGAGAAGGCTTATTATATTCGTAAGTACATCTACATAATGCTATAGATGTTTTATAGATGTGTAAATTAAACCTAcgcaaaataataaacaaataagaatCTTCTGAAAATAACTCtgattttattacaaagttcagtaaataaataaaccgggGGTggaatacttataaatatttaccaaatataACTCACAACTTTTAAATGAAgtacttaaacaaaatattttatatatgcATAAAGTTTTACAACGAACGCAATATTACTTTCCATAGTTCAAtgatgttaatttatttcaggTAGGTACTGGCGGTATGGATTCTAAGGTGAATGCTGCAACCTGGGCCATGGCCCGAGGAGTTAGCGTGGTCATCTGTAACGGTATGCAAGAGAAGGCTATCAAGACTATCATCAGTGGAAGGAAAGTCGGCACATTCTTCACCGACTGTGTCACTACTCCCGCTACATCTACTTCTGTGGATGTTTTGGCTGAAAATGGTAAGTAAACcacaaataatgaaaaagatTAACAAGCAATtgactcaaaatatttacaatgtcTTTATTTTACAGCAAGAACTGGCAGCAGAGTTCTACAAAGATTAACACCATCAGAAAGAGCATCAGCAATTCATTCCTTAGCAGATTTATTAGTTGCCAAACAAGATGAGATATTAGAAGCCAACTCAAAGGATTTAGAAGAAGCAACCAAGAGTGGGCTTGCCAAGCCTTTGTTGAGCAGGTTATCCCTAAGTCCTAGCAAATTGAAAACCTTATCCATTGGCCTCAAGCAGATTGCTGACTCGAGTTACGAGAATGTCGGAAAGGTGTTAAGAAAGACTAGGTTAGCTGAGAATCTAGTTTTACAGCAAGTATCAGTACCTATTGGTGTTCTTTTAGTTATATTTGAGTCCAGACCTGATTCGTTGCCTCAAGTAGCTGCTCTTGCTATGGCGTCTGCTAACGGTCTTCTGTTGAAGGGAGGCAAGGAAGCTGCTCACTCAAACAAAGCTCTCATGGCGTTAGTCAAAGAATCTCTGAAAGGAGTTGGTGCTGACGACGCTATTTCTCTGGTTTCAACAAGGGAAGAAATCAGCGATCTTCTCTCTATGGAGAAGCATATCGACTTGATTATTCCAAGAGGCTCCTCAGACTTAGTAAGAAATATTCAGAAGCAGTCCCAACACATTCCTGTTCTTGGTCACGCTGAAGGCATTTGCCATGTTTACTTAGACAAAGATGCTGACCCAGCTAAGGCATTGAAGATAGTTCGTGATGCGAAGTGTGACTACCCGGCTGCTTGCAACGCTATGGAAACTTTACTGATTCACGAAGATCATCTTACTGGTGAACTGTTTAACGATATCTGTAATATGTTGAAGAAGGAAGGAGTTAAGATACATGCTGGTCCTAAGCTGGCTAGTCAGTTGACGTTTGGCCCACCTCCTGCCAGGAGTATGAAGTTTGAATATGGAGCGCTTGAATGCTGTATTGAAGTTGTTAAAGATATGGATGAAGCTGTCGACCACATTCACAAGTTCGGAAGCTCACATACTGATGTCATTGTGACTGAGAATGGTGAGTtcatttgtacatatttttatagacATAGGAAAAATCGgtacagtttatttatagaacGCTAATATTAGATTTTCCTTTTGgcaataataagtaatgaacagaAATAGCCACTGGAAAAATTTGGCCGAGTACTTTTGtgacaaaatacataatgtatccGACATAAGTTCGAATGATAGGCTCATAGCAATAACCCCTGTAATGTTAGTTTCAGTTAGAGTATTAAACAACAAATAGGGAAGTAGCAACTAGAGtgttatgataataattacttCAAGGCAAACATTGAAACCACCATGATGTTGACGCGTGATCTCCTATTGTGTTTTTGGAAGCCATTATCAGAAACAACTATATTGCTAGAGATAACTTTATCTGTAGTAATAACTCTTGTTTTACGatcgtctgtctgtctgacatCAGAAGCACAGTTAAATATATTGTCTTGTAAACacttgtgaagctacgtactaacgttcgttTCAATGTCACTGACACACGCATGTGTTCGATGCACGACAATCCGTACTGACAGCACTGGTAGCGCCGTCAAAAGCTCGTCGAtacacatgcgtgtgtgagtgacatttttacgaacgttagtacctTTACAACTGTACATCTTTATTCTGTGTCAGAAGTATTTGCACTTGAACTTGTAGATAGGGTAATTAGATTTTTCTTATGGCAAACAAAAGAGATGAATGTCGTTTAGTAAGCTGTATACAAGTGCTTGGCATAAATATGAAGCAGCTTATTGTTTTGCTCCAAATAAAGCCAATTTCTTTGGGGTACTCGTAAAGCGGTTAAGCAATGTGTTaataaaatttgtgtatgcGATAGTTGGAATAATAAAGTTTGTGATGCTAAATAATTTGTGCTGGAATATGAAACTTACAAGTACTACAATGAAGTACaaagtgttaaaataaaatgttatacatAGATACCAACATTGCACTAGTAGCAAGTTACGACTAGGTAGGTCCATTTCCACCAACAAGATAAAAGCATGATAAAGAGTTACTTATGGTGAATTATAACCTTTAAAAGCCGAAGCCGATTTCATTTGGGCTTCCAGAATCGATTCCCACAGAAAGGTCGAAAAAAAAGGGTTTCAAGAAACTTCCCGCTTCATAGTTTGAAACAGTTGTCGTTTTACAGACTGATGACGTAAATGAATAGCGCTGAAATTGGCACTAGTGTCAGGTTCTTGCAGTAGCCAATTAGTTGGCCGAATATTTCCATACTTACCATACAATAACTTTAACAATTCCTACTTCCAGATGCCGCAGCGAAACACTTCGTAAGATCAGTGGACAGCGCGTGCGTGTTCCACAACGTATCGTCGCGTTTCGCCGACGGCTTCCGCTTCGGGCTCGGCGCTGAAGTTGGTATCTCCACCGCGAGGATACACGCTAGAGGTGAGATATAAAGTGTTGTATAGTCTGTGGTAACACTTCGTAAGATCAGTGGACAGCGCGTGCGTGTTCCACAACGTATCGTCGCGTTTCGCCGACGGCTTCCGCTTCGGGCTCGGCGCTGAAGTTGGTATCTCCACCGCGAGGATACACGCTAGAGGTGAGATATAAAGTTTTGTTCAGTCTGTAGTGTTGTTGGTGCTTGTTTACGGTTTTTGTTGACTGTATTTTTATGGGTTTATTGGAGGATGAAATTAAGAAGGTgtaaaaaacctattttaatagacaaacaataactttaaaagaGAAAATTGAATGGTTCTATAATAATGCCTTTAATGAATACTTTAGCTAATAACTACGGTTTATGTTAAGTACATGGATGAGAAATTACATAATGAGTTgacgtttttaaataatataatatgaaataattatgcTGATCTGGTTTTGGTGTCATCCATCTAATTCTTCGACTTACAATTATctgtagtaaatatttttgttattgttttcaagtatctatatttttctattttgcaTACCGTTAGTCTCACCAGTTACAATTATTAAATCGTTTACATTTTTCAGAGATGAAATGGGCTACAATGCCATCCATTTTACTAAACTAACTTCTTATGTAAATCTATTCCCAGGTCCTGTTGGAGTAGAAGGCTTGCTGACCACCAAATGGATCCTAGAAGGCACAGACCACACAGCCGCTGAATTCAACGAAGGCAAGAGGACCTGGCTCCATGAAACCCTCCCCGTGAATTGACTAAATGACCCTAACATTAACGCACCTTCGAAtgaattcgaaattcaaaatgaaaCGAAGACTCTTTGGTCAAGAATCAAAGAGTTCTTTTATAAaaggaaaaacataaataataaaaaaaaatagttttaaataatagttttaagtaaataataagttaatgttttttgtATGGATATGTAGAAAAATGGAAATGACAGGAATGAAGTTTTTATGTAAAGTTATTGTTGAAGTCAGTTGTAAAAACGAAtcgattaataaaattattttttaatcattatttttatttacctcgtGTTGCATTAAATAGATTATAGACAACCAATGTTATACGGATATAGGTTGTCAAGCTTAGATAGGCTGTTGCCCCAAACTCAGCTTGATGCCGTCGCTTATCCATTAAGAAAAAaagttagttaattttatttatgtatcaaaAACTTCCACTGAAAGTTGGTGTTAGCACATAGAACatcaggattgttcgaaagagttaccgcggccctggtacataaaaggcctacgacggaacatgacggtttttagtcagcaagagtctgacactccctcacagctgctaacccatagcggggtgggtcatttgacgatttttgacgtcgttaaaaaaaacaaatagaacaTTAGGTAAAAATAAGGCATATCCTACTACAAATTAACTACGTAACCTATCTGTTTCAAAGATTAATCAAGTTCATGTTCATCAATTAACTCGTTAGTAATTTAATTGTCTACTAAAGCCTTCATTCATTAAGGagtacctatttactttcaATGGGATAATGAAAGAGGAAGCCTTTTCATTTTGTAATTAGATTAAGGTAATTATGAAGCTTTAATGATTTGCTAAACTAATTAGATTACTCCAATAcacctatgtaggtatacaatGCATGTTGTTGCCATGGTTTCCGCCGGGTCCTGTTGAAACTATaacttcaattaaataaaaagttgcgACGTATGCATTTCTATGGCTGCCAGATTAGTAGTTGGAATAACAAAGATACACACATtcaaacataattattgtaaaaataaaaatcatagttacgtttcttaattaattaaataaaaccattgaCACTGCATTGTTTCTGAGTTTTGGTATATATAGGTTTTGCTCGGAgttcataaaacatttatcgCAATGTACTGAATTAGTTCCCTTCGGCAGACGAGGCATTAGTTTCAGAACTAGTTGGTTACAAATAGGTTTAAAAGTTTGCCATTtgattctagattttcagcgtATTTAGAATGATAAAGGATGTTGAGCTTTAGAGTGGTAACAAGTATGAGTAccgaaaaaataactttttaattaatttatgtattattgAAGAATTCTCTTCTCATATCCAATAATGCTCGTTTACATAGGCACCTACTTGTAGATGACTTTATCGTACCTTACCACAAGGATTATAATGTCTACAGAATTTGATTTCAAGCATTAATATgcaaatattacttacaatatttaacatgttttttactCATCTTCAATAACAATGTGGCGAGTTAACCCGAAATTACAATTCACTTTTGTATTCAGTCCTACAGCTCTAAAATCTAAAGGTAAATAGAATTTCTAAACCCAAGTTTTTCAAAGAACTTTCTTGACTTACCTTTTCTCCGTACTAGATAAGCTGTAGATTACGCCTACATCATCTTAAAAAGGTTTTACTAAAGAGCCCGCGCACATTGCAGAAGAAACTACTGCTCGACCGTTTATTTTGAAAGGTAATCGTGAATCCTACCAgattttagtcggtctgataccagtcgAATACCTGATGGTTGTAATGTTCACTACCATTCACCTCCatctatactaaaattataaagaggaaaaatataGAAAGGAAGAGTGGCGGCATGTTGGGCTTACAAAGCGTAGTCTCACTAGGTATAaaacatgtcatcgacacgaaagaagaagaagagaaaaattgttttttttttttataatggataaactcaaaaactactggtccgaacttaaaaattctttcaccatgcAAAGCTTTATTATCTGGgactatatattttatcccgatacggtcagtagttcccactggaTGAGGTTGAAACCACGGGACTACGACTAGTGTTGATACCTAACTATTTAtatgagcccgatcaaactatcggctaACTTAAAATTCGGTACATACTTTCACACATCACTGCAAAGGCAATAGTTGAGCAAGATTATCTGAGACATCTGAGCGGAATCTGAACTCGAATATTttagatacatatttatttgcaaatatctAGACGTAGCCGTTTTGTTTCGTATAAAATTTTATCTGTTACAGAAATCTACGCAATTGAATACAAATCTTGTGTTATACCTAAAGCGAAGCAGAGatcaagatttttttcattCGTATATTCTTAGGTACTTGGGAATTGATTGGAAAAACTTTCCGTTACTTCTTATCTTTGGGATAATTTATTGTAACACTTTAAAATTACATCCTTAAATACAGTTTTTGTCTagaagcaatatatttttttcttcagctCTGCTTTCTATACGACATTTGCCTTAGGTATCATATTGTCTTGCCAACCAATATGTACCAACATTCAATACAAGTGGAGTGATTTCCCCGGTTATTTTAGGAACACTGCCAATTTCTTTTTTACCCAAAGCGGTCTGTTACGAGCCTAGACTCCTTGGGAGACTGCTATCAATATTTGTTAGCGACAGATAAGAAAGAAATATTATAGCTTGCGTCTGATGTCTGTCGAAGTTAgagcagatatttttttatgattcctTTCGAGGTGAAAGACGGATTGAGAGagcgtcatttgtttttaggaGATATCTAGAGCTGTAGAGAAGGTAAGAGTTGGCTGTAGAGTATGtagatatattaataaaaaaaatggtcatattacattttatgaatttattagcTTAGAATTAACaccgaataaaattattttcttaacgCTTTTTATAGTATTTCCTGGACTACTTATATCACCTCAtataaatctatgtaaaaaaagttacaaacgTGGTAATTCCCATATCTTAGGATCGTAACATGTAGCCAAACTTACACCCCTATTTAAGATATTACACCACCAAAATGATTCCCTaacaaataaacagacaaaccCGCAAACCATGGAGTGGCCGTCAACATAATGGGTGATACACAAGACTATTTACTTAGGCCCGTGACCATTACCGAAGTTTCCTATTTCAATCCCGAGGGTTGAAGGAATAATTCTGTTGACGTTAAACAAACTGGtacaataatatgtataatgttcGCAATGAACATTCTTGAAGTACTGGCTGTTTGCTATGGTTTTGCTCGCGTTCCAAGGAGGTTGGTGTTATTttccatagaaaaaaaaaccagtcaagtgcgagtcggactcgcgcgcgaagtgttccgtaccattatttataaaacggacaaaaaatcacgttttttagttaattctagttttcagtaagtAGTTGttgttataacaaaaatacatcatctgtgaaaatttcagctctctaactatcacggttgatgagatacagcttggtgacagacgaacggacagacggacagaggagcgaaaagaATATCCCGAAtaatcccgttttaccctttgggtacggaaccctaaaaaaaggtATTATTTGGCCAGGTAGTGCATCTTACATTAGGAAGTAACATTCTTAATTTGCAACTTTAACGACTGTTTCACAATCCATCGATCGATAGTATTTTTGATCGggtatatttattatacatgcatataatttatttcaacgaAAGGTCAGTTGTCTGACTAATAagtgtatacaaaattatttcagctGTTCATTTAAAACAGATCTAGACCTAAATTCAACAAATTAGGTGTGCAATGTTACTAAAGTTAACTTCCAGTCTTCATAATTGAATAACGCCACTGTTGTTTAATGCCCGCAAAATGCTATCATCTGTTctgttattacataaaataatgaaatccaGACATATTTTAACCATTTCGAATACAACAGCTAATTCCTGtattaaataatgaagttaattaACGTACTGCAGACATGGACATGAAAGTTTAAATGAACCGAAAAGCGGCTGAGTGCTTAAAACAATCATTCATTTTCACTCACTCATTTACAATATGGccgaaaaataaaacttccaaattcaaaaccaTTGAGAATAAAAAGAACGGATCCTTTAACAAGTTCGTCGACCTTCGTGAGGCAATTCGGACACATACAGGTCTGAACCTTATTTCCATTTACCCTAAAAACAACGAATCTTGTCTAggaatttgaaaatggaaagatttttttatccgGACTTTTCCGAGGGAATTGGAATAAGCCAGGCTATATTGggattttgtttttcatttttagaACGTGTATTTATCTATTGTTGGGCGCCTAGCCGATCTGTAAACAATGGAGATTGGCTCGTGTAAGGatgaataggtactttttatt encodes the following:
- the LOC110378413 gene encoding delta-1-pyrroline-5-carboxylate synthase isoform X1 is translated as MCYKSLLRGFSAAKVIGFQRRCFSVHGVTLSGLNVDKRTLASAERKQRTFTDRSQLKYARRLVVKLGSAVITREDGNGLALGRLASIVEQVAECHHEGRECIMVTSGAVAFGRQKLTQELLMSLSMRETLSPSDHTREDAGSILDPRAAAAVGQSELMSMYDAMFSQYNVKIAQVLVTKPDFYNEETRKNLFCTLSELISLNIVPIVNTNDAVSPPMYIHDDTVVPGTGKKGIGIKDNDSLSALLAAEIQSDLLIMMSDVDGIYNKPPWEDGARMMHTYTSKERDQVQFGQKSKVGTGGMDSKVNAATWAMARGVSVVICNGMQEKAIKTIISGRKVGTFFTDCVTTPATSTSVDVLAENARTGSRVLQRLTPSERASAIHSLADLLVAKQDEILEANSKDLEEATKSGLAKPLLSRLSLSPSKLKTLSIGLKQIADSSYENVGKVLRKTRLAENLVLQQVSVPIGVLLVIFESRPDSLPQVAALAMASANGLLLKGGKEAAHSNKALMALVKESLKGVGADDAISLVSTREEISDLLSMEKHIDLIIPRGSSDLVRNIQKQSQHIPVLGHAEGICHVYLDKDADPAKALKIVRDAKCDYPAACNAMETLLIHEDHLTGELFNDICNMLKKEGVKIHAGPKLASQLTFGPPPARSMKFEYGALECCIEVVKDMDEAVDHIHKFGSSHTDVIVTENDAAAKHFVRSVDSACVFHNVSSRFADGFRFGLGAEVGISTARIHARGEI
- the LOC110378413 gene encoding delta-1-pyrroline-5-carboxylate synthase isoform X2, which gives rise to MLQLCNSVIRKVNGRRFYTVIGWDRSTALRAKVLEGLNVDKRTLASAERKQRTFTDRSQLKYARRLVVKLGSAVITREDGNGLALGRLASIVEQVAECHHEGRECIMVTSGAVAFGRQKLTQELLMSLSMRETLSPSDHTREDAGSILDPRAAAAVGQSELMSMYDAMFSQYNVKIAQVLVTKPDFYNEETRKNLFCTLSELISLNIVPIVNTNDAVSPPMYIHDDTVVPGTGKKGIGIKDNDSLSALLAAEIQSDLLIMMSDVDGIYNKPPWEDGARMMHTYTSKERDQVQFGQKSKVGTGGMDSKVNAATWAMARGVSVVICNGMQEKAIKTIISGRKVGTFFTDCVTTPATSTSVDVLAENARTGSRVLQRLTPSERASAIHSLADLLVAKQDEILEANSKDLEEATKSGLAKPLLSRLSLSPSKLKTLSIGLKQIADSSYENVGKVLRKTRLAENLVLQQVSVPIGVLLVIFESRPDSLPQVAALAMASANGLLLKGGKEAAHSNKALMALVKESLKGVGADDAISLVSTREEISDLLSMEKHIDLIIPRGSSDLVRNIQKQSQHIPVLGHAEGICHVYLDKDADPAKALKIVRDAKCDYPAACNAMETLLIHEDHLTGELFNDICNMLKKEGVKIHAGPKLASQLTFGPPPARSMKFEYGALECCIEVVKDMDEAVDHIHKFGSSHTDVIVTENDAAAKHFVRSVDSACVFHNVSSRFADGFRFGLGAEVGISTARIHARGPVGVEGLLTTKWILEGTDHTAAEFNEGKRTWLHETLPVN